A single genomic interval of Noviherbaspirillum cavernae harbors:
- a CDS encoding methyl-accepting chemotaxis protein: MRNNLPVTNTEYALLDGLSIVSKTDTKGKITYVNPYFIEVSGFSEDELLGAPHNIVRHPDMPPEAFADMWETLKEGLPWTALVKNRRKNGDHYWVQANVTPVREGGRTVGYMSVRTKPSRAEVEAAEILYRELRTGTAKDVAIRRGAVVHTGLKGRIASLRHMPLRLRIGLNLGLIGAGIATLGVAAWSSHAGTALSSWIAGATVAGLLVCARLWHILSVSVVRPLRDVTDVARAIAGGDLSNSFESSRNDDMGQLVRALQQMNVNLQSIIGDVRANVASIRTGTREIASGNIDLSGRTESQAASLEETASSMEELAATVKQNADNATQANQLAMSASQIAGKGGTAVAQVGATMSEISESARKIVDIIGLIDSIAFQTNILALNAAVEAARAGEQGRGFAVVASEVRHLAQRSASAAKEIKTLIDDSVDKVENGNRLVDDAMRTMEEIVTSVKHVTDIMGEISTASREQSQGIDQANQAISSMDQATQQNAALVEQAAASAARLDEETMRLEQSVAVFKLARDVTQPVVRAKSPAAPSATLIQMPRKPAAQPALRQGSVARIANRK, translated from the coding sequence ATGCGCAACAACCTGCCCGTCACCAACACCGAGTACGCATTGCTTGACGGACTATCGATCGTTTCGAAAACCGACACCAAGGGGAAAATCACCTACGTCAATCCGTACTTCATCGAGGTCAGCGGATTTTCGGAAGACGAGTTGCTCGGCGCTCCGCACAACATCGTGCGTCACCCGGACATGCCGCCCGAAGCGTTTGCCGACATGTGGGAGACGCTCAAGGAAGGCCTGCCATGGACCGCCCTCGTCAAGAACCGCCGCAAGAACGGCGACCATTACTGGGTGCAGGCCAACGTCACGCCGGTGCGTGAAGGCGGCCGGACCGTCGGCTACATGTCGGTGCGCACCAAGCCTTCGCGCGCCGAGGTGGAAGCGGCCGAAATCCTGTATCGCGAGCTGAGGACCGGTACCGCGAAAGACGTCGCGATCCGGCGCGGCGCGGTGGTCCATACCGGACTCAAAGGCAGGATCGCATCCCTGCGCCACATGCCGCTGCGCCTGCGCATCGGCCTCAACCTTGGCCTCATCGGCGCAGGCATCGCCACCCTCGGCGTCGCTGCGTGGTCATCGCATGCCGGCACCGCCCTGTCGTCCTGGATCGCCGGCGCGACCGTCGCCGGTCTGCTGGTCTGCGCGCGCCTGTGGCACATCCTGTCGGTCTCGGTCGTGCGGCCGCTCAGGGATGTGACGGACGTGGCGCGCGCGATTGCCGGCGGCGATCTGTCCAACAGCTTCGAATCCTCGCGCAACGACGACATGGGGCAACTGGTGCGCGCGCTGCAGCAGATGAACGTCAACCTGCAATCCATCATCGGCGACGTGCGCGCCAACGTCGCCTCGATCCGCACCGGCACGCGTGAAATCGCCTCCGGCAACATCGACCTGTCGGGCCGCACGGAGTCGCAGGCGGCCAGCCTGGAAGAAACCGCGTCGAGCATGGAAGAACTGGCCGCGACCGTGAAGCAGAACGCGGACAACGCGACCCAGGCCAACCAGCTCGCGATGTCGGCCTCGCAGATCGCCGGCAAGGGCGGCACGGCAGTGGCGCAGGTCGGCGCGACGATGAGCGAGATCAGCGAGTCGGCAAGGAAGATCGTGGACATCATCGGCCTGATCGACAGCATCGCGTTCCAGACCAACATCCTCGCCTTGAACGCCGCCGTGGAAGCGGCGCGCGCCGGCGAGCAGGGCCGCGGCTTCGCGGTGGTGGCGTCCGAAGTGCGGCATCTCGCGCAGCGCTCGGCTTCCGCCGCCAAGGAAATCAAGACCCTGATCGACGATTCGGTGGACAAGGTCGAGAACGGCAACCGTCTGGTGGATGACGCGATGCGCACCATGGAAGAGATCGTCACTTCGGTCAAGCACGTGACCGACATCATGGGCGAGATCAGCACCGCCAGCCGCGAGCAGAGCCAGGGCATCGATCAGGCCAACCAGGCGATCTCGAGCATGGATCAGGCAACGCAGCAGAACGCGGCACTGGTCGAACAGGCCGCCGCCTCCGCCGCACGGCTGGATGAGGAAACGATGCGGCTGGAGCAATCGGTCGCGGTGTTCAAGCTGGCGCGCGACGTGACGCAGCCGGTGGTGCGCGCCAAGTCGCCCGCCGCCCCCAGCGCCACGTTGATTCAGATGCCGCGCAAGCCGGCGGCGCAACCGGCGCTCAGACAGGGCTCGGTTGCGCGCATTGCCAACCGCAAGTGA
- a CDS encoding methyl-accepting chemotaxis protein, which yields MKNLKIGTRLGIGFAVVLLLMTLMIGIGIWRLQAVAETTQDMMQKPVAKERMISDWYRNLHSGVRRTMAIAKSSDDSLRTFFAEEVAASTKGSGELQKEIEKRLESPEEKALFQEIGEKRKVYLSSRDAIAKLKAEGRIEEAGQIFDKTFIPGSKAYVELVQKLLDMQRASIDEAAQEIDAIYTTSRNLLVALGVFALAFGAVCSWLLTVGITRPLNKAVSITRTVASGDLTSHIDATGRDETGQLLQALKDMNGSLVRIVSEVRSGTESITTASSEIAAGNQDLSSRTEQQASSLEETASSMEELTSTVKQNAVNALEANQLAATASGVAVKGGEVVAQVVETMDSINASSKKIVDIISVIDGIAFQTNILALNAAVEAARAGEQGRGFAVVASEVRNLAQRSASAAKEIKSLIDDSVEKVDTGSKLVTRAGATMDEIVESVKKVTDIMAEITAASQEQSQGIEQVNQAVTQMDQVTQQNATLVEQAAAAAQAMQDQAGALSQVVSVFKVDHQQARIATPVRRAAVPASRTTTLTAQPRKAIPSPVAPKQLAAAQGGDWEEF from the coding sequence ATGAAGAATCTGAAGATCGGCACTCGCCTGGGTATCGGCTTTGCCGTCGTTTTGTTGTTGATGACGCTCATGATCGGCATCGGCATATGGCGCTTGCAGGCCGTGGCTGAGACAACGCAGGACATGATGCAAAAGCCTGTCGCGAAAGAGCGCATGATCAGCGACTGGTATCGCAATCTCCATAGCGGCGTGCGCCGCACGATGGCCATTGCGAAAAGTTCGGACGACAGCCTGCGCACCTTCTTCGCGGAAGAAGTCGCGGCCAGCACCAAGGGTTCCGGCGAGCTGCAAAAAGAGATAGAAAAGCGGCTCGAAAGTCCCGAGGAGAAGGCGCTGTTCCAGGAAATCGGCGAGAAACGGAAAGTCTATCTTTCCTCGCGCGATGCGATTGCCAAACTGAAAGCCGAAGGCCGGATTGAAGAAGCCGGGCAGATTTTCGACAAAACCTTCATCCCCGGTTCGAAAGCCTATGTGGAGCTGGTGCAGAAGCTGCTCGACATGCAGCGCGCCAGCATCGATGAAGCCGCGCAAGAGATCGACGCGATTTACACGACAAGCCGCAACCTGCTTGTCGCGCTCGGCGTGTTCGCGCTCGCCTTTGGCGCGGTCTGTTCCTGGCTGCTGACCGTCGGCATCACGCGGCCGCTGAACAAGGCGGTGAGCATCACACGCACGGTTGCCTCGGGCGACCTGACCAGCCACATCGACGCGACCGGCCGGGACGAGACGGGCCAGCTGCTGCAGGCATTGAAGGACATGAACGGCAGCCTGGTGCGGATCGTCAGCGAAGTGCGCAGCGGTACCGAATCGATCACCACCGCATCGAGCGAGATCGCGGCGGGCAACCAGGACCTGTCCTCGCGCACCGAGCAGCAGGCCAGCTCGCTGGAGGAAACCGCGTCCTCGATGGAGGAACTTACTTCGACCGTGAAGCAGAATGCGGTCAACGCGCTCGAAGCCAACCAGCTCGCGGCGACCGCCTCCGGCGTGGCGGTCAAGGGTGGCGAGGTGGTGGCGCAGGTGGTCGAGACGATGGACTCGATCAACGCCTCGTCGAAGAAGATCGTCGACATCATCAGCGTGATCGATGGCATCGCCTTCCAGACCAACATCCTCGCACTGAACGCGGCGGTGGAGGCGGCCCGCGCCGGCGAGCAGGGCCGCGGCTTCGCGGTGGTGGCGTCGGAAGTGCGCAACCTCGCGCAGCGTTCGGCCTCCGCCGCCAAGGAAATCAAGTCGCTGATCGACGACTCGGTGGAGAAGGTCGATACCGGCAGCAAGCTCGTCACCCGGGCCGGCGCGACGATGGACGAGATTGTCGAGAGCGTGAAGAAAGTGACTGACATCATGGCCGAGATCACCGCCGCCAGCCAGGAGCAGAGCCAGGGCATCGAGCAGGTCAATCAGGCGGTCACGCAGATGGATCAGGTCACGCAGCAGAATGCGACGCTGGTCGAGCAGGCCGCCGCCGCCGCGCAGGCGATGCAGGATCAGGCCGGCGCGCTGTCGCAGGTGGTCAGCGTGTTCAAGGTGGACCATCAGCAGGCAAGGATCGCGACACCGGTCAGGCGCGCAGCCGTGCCGGCGTCCAGGACGACGACGCTGACCGCCCAGCCGCGCAAGGCAATTCCTTCCCCTGTGGCCCCCAAACAGCTGGCAGCGGCGCAGGGAGGCGACTGGGAAGAATTCTGA
- a CDS encoding NAD(P)-dependent oxidoreductase, whose product MKIALIGATGFIGAALLKEALARQHQVTAFAGHPGKLAAAANLTPAAIDVLDQARLAEALKGFDAVLSAFSGHAQGDVCDYYMRGIRSIIGAATQAGVPRLLVVGGAGSLYVAPNVQLVDTPDFPAQWKASAEGARQALKLLKEEQTLNWTMLSPAAMIAPGERTGKFRLGTDQLLTDAQGNSTISLEDYAVAMIDELEKPAHPRQRFTVAY is encoded by the coding sequence ATGAAAATCGCACTCATCGGCGCCACCGGTTTCATCGGCGCAGCACTCCTGAAAGAAGCATTGGCACGCCAACACCAGGTGACCGCATTCGCCGGCCATCCCGGCAAACTCGCCGCCGCCGCCAATCTGACGCCGGCGGCAATCGACGTGCTCGACCAGGCACGTCTGGCCGAGGCGCTCAAGGGTTTCGACGCCGTCCTCAGCGCCTTCAGCGGTCACGCACAGGGTGATGTCTGCGATTACTATATGCGCGGCATTCGCTCGATCATCGGTGCCGCCACGCAGGCGGGCGTGCCGCGCCTGCTGGTCGTGGGCGGCGCGGGCAGCCTGTACGTCGCGCCGAATGTGCAATTGGTGGACACGCCGGATTTTCCGGCGCAATGGAAGGCAAGCGCAGAGGGTGCGCGCCAGGCGCTGAAGCTCTTGAAAGAAGAGCAGACGCTGAACTGGACCATGCTCAGTCCGGCGGCGATGATCGCGCCCGGCGAGCGCACCGGCAAGTTCCGCCTCGGCACCGACCAGTTGCTGACTGACGCCCAGGGCAACAGCACTATCTCGCTCGAGGATTACGCCGTCGCCATGATCGACGAACTGGAAAAACCGGCGCATCCGCGCCAGCGATTTACCGTCGCCTACTGA
- a CDS encoding DUF4902 domain-containing protein: METYLHLRSVEHRSPLMSPDGYIRLPLASLNALSFVHLFSEGDDDFLQELRAQTVPACSAGFSEWKSDTSPPISLGWGWFIHSQSHRMLLAPDGIRSNVMLIDAHGYDLGPGKTSNLFCMWLNAFDWQGVVSMALRDSIAC, from the coding sequence GTGGAAACTTATCTACATCTTCGATCCGTCGAGCACCGCTCGCCCTTGATGTCGCCGGACGGCTATATCCGTCTGCCGCTGGCGAGTCTCAATGCGCTGTCCTTCGTCCATCTGTTTTCGGAGGGCGATGACGATTTTCTGCAGGAGCTCAGGGCGCAGACCGTTCCGGCCTGTTCGGCCGGATTCTCCGAATGGAAAAGCGACACCAGCCCGCCCATTTCGCTCGGCTGGGGCTGGTTCATCCACAGCCAGTCCCATCGCATGCTGCTCGCGCCCGACGGCATACGCAGCAACGTGATGCTGATCGATGCGCACGGCTACGATCTCGGACCCGGCAAGACCTCCAACCTCTTCTGCATGTGGCTCAATGCCTTCGACTGGCAAGGTGTTGTCAGCATGGCATTGCGCGACTCCATCGCCTGTTAA
- a CDS encoding LysR family transcriptional regulator: protein MATLGQIDLNTLVVFDAVVESGGFTAAAERLGIAKAKVSVQIGRLEAALGITLFMRTTRRVSLTDAGRSLHLQCQPLLHGMQDAIDQVESGTKELAGTLRIGTTVDHAVQSLAAAVAQFTALHPKLQIDVRTGDRVVDLVAEGLDMAIRIGWLRDSSMRAVMLGEFEQYVVASPDYLRRAGRIRQPGDLRERDWVALTLLQTPLTWRFASRAGDVQTVHVKSRIRVDSPGVLRSMLRHGTGVSVLDQYSVQEDIRAGRLVRLLADWTLPRGGVYAVTPPGKGMNPRARQFIEFYRGLLQMP, encoded by the coding sequence ATGGCGACGCTGGGACAAATCGATCTGAATACGCTGGTGGTGTTTGACGCGGTCGTCGAGAGCGGCGGCTTCACGGCGGCAGCGGAGCGGCTTGGCATCGCCAAGGCAAAAGTCAGTGTCCAGATCGGCCGGCTCGAAGCCGCGCTCGGCATCACGCTCTTCATGCGCACCACAAGGCGGGTCAGCCTGACCGATGCGGGGCGAAGCTTGCATCTGCAATGCCAGCCCTTGCTGCATGGCATGCAGGACGCCATCGATCAGGTCGAGTCGGGAACGAAAGAACTCGCCGGCACATTGCGCATCGGCACTACCGTCGATCACGCGGTGCAGTCACTCGCCGCTGCGGTCGCGCAGTTCACCGCGCTGCATCCGAAGCTGCAGATCGACGTGCGCACCGGCGACCGCGTCGTCGATCTCGTGGCGGAAGGGCTGGACATGGCGATCCGGATCGGCTGGCTGCGCGACTCCTCGATGCGCGCCGTGATGCTCGGCGAATTCGAGCAGTATGTCGTGGCATCGCCCGATTACCTGCGCCGCGCCGGACGCATCCGGCAGCCGGGGGATTTGCGCGAGCGGGACTGGGTGGCGCTCACGCTGTTGCAGACACCGCTCACGTGGCGTTTTGCCTCGCGTGCCGGCGACGTGCAGACGGTCCATGTGAAATCGCGCATCCGGGTGGATTCGCCCGGCGTGCTGCGCTCCATGCTGCGGCACGGCACCGGGGTGTCGGTGCTGGACCAGTACAGCGTGCAGGAAGACATCCGCGCGGGGCGCCTGGTGCGCCTGCTCGCCGACTGGACCTTGCCGCGCGGCGGCGTCTACGCGGTCACGCCGCCGGGGAAAGGCATGAATCCGCGCGCGCGGCAGTTCATCGAGTTCTATCGCGGCTTGCTGCAGATGCCGTGA
- a CDS encoding DsbA family protein — translation MTDTLHYIYDPLCGWCYAAEPLLEQLFEALQAAAPAGLAVQLHGGGLFQRTQLPAATREHIRVADQRIGQLSGQPFGDAYLNGLLADPATIYDSAPTISAILAAQALRPGSGPAMLKAIQHAHYRAGRRVVEPQVLADLAASIGLEQNAFSQAYEASIGAPTHRHVAGTRQLMDRTGVRGFPSFVLQTGERLEPLRHEAYYGKPEAFALLVSERLRAA, via the coding sequence ATGACCGATACGCTTCACTACATTTACGATCCGCTGTGCGGCTGGTGCTATGCCGCCGAGCCGCTGCTTGAGCAGCTGTTTGAGGCGCTGCAGGCAGCCGCTCCCGCCGGGCTCGCCGTCCAGCTGCACGGCGGCGGATTGTTTCAGCGCACGCAGCTGCCCGCCGCCACGCGCGAACACATCCGGGTTGCGGATCAGCGCATCGGCCAGCTCAGCGGCCAGCCCTTCGGCGATGCCTATCTGAACGGGCTGCTGGCCGATCCGGCGACGATCTATGATTCGGCGCCGACGATCAGCGCGATCCTGGCGGCGCAGGCCCTGCGACCCGGCAGCGGCCCGGCGATGCTGAAAGCGATCCAGCATGCGCATTACCGCGCCGGCCGCCGCGTGGTCGAACCACAGGTGCTGGCCGACCTGGCCGCATCGATCGGACTGGAGCAGAACGCGTTTTCGCAAGCCTATGAAGCGAGCATCGGCGCGCCGACGCATCGTCATGTCGCCGGCACGCGGCAACTGATGGATCGCACCGGCGTGCGCGGTTTTCCGTCGTTCGTGCTGCAGACCGGCGAACGTCTGGAACCGCTGCGGCACGAAGCGTATTACGGGAAGCCGGAGGCCTTCGCCCTGCTGGTGTCGGAGCGGCTGCGCGCCGCATAA
- a CDS encoding chemotaxis protein CheW, with the protein MAEMQNTETTSGLLEALAFTLGSEEYGINILKVQEIRGYDAVTKIANAPEFIKGVVNLRGVIVPIVDMRIKFNLGTPTYDQFTVVIILNIGERVVGMVVDSVSDVITLPPEQIKPAPEMGTALNTDYLIGLGTIDQRMVILVDIDRLMSSAEMGIIEKMAA; encoded by the coding sequence ATGGCAGAGATGCAAAACACGGAAACAACATCAGGCCTGCTCGAAGCGCTGGCCTTCACGCTCGGCAGCGAGGAATACGGCATCAACATCCTGAAGGTGCAGGAGATCCGCGGCTACGACGCGGTGACGAAGATCGCCAACGCGCCGGAGTTCATCAAGGGCGTGGTCAATCTGCGCGGCGTGATCGTGCCGATCGTCGACATGCGCATCAAGTTCAATCTCGGCACCCCCACCTACGACCAGTTCACGGTCGTCATCATCCTCAACATCGGCGAGCGCGTGGTCGGCATGGTGGTCGACAGCGTGTCGGACGTGATCACGCTGCCCCCCGAACAGATCAAGCCGGCGCCGGAGATGGGCACCGCGCTGAACACCGACTACCTGATCGGGCTCGGCACCATCGACCAGCGCATGGTGATCCTGGTCGACATCGACCGCCTCATGTCGAGCGCGGAGATGGGCATCATCGAAAAAATGGCCGCCTAG
- a CDS encoding acyl-homoserine-lactone synthase, producing the protein MQTIFGKFSALSPGLETALAEYRHKIFIERLGWSLPVENGLERDQFDHRDTIYVVARETDGAICGCARLLPTTEPYLLSEVFPHLLGGAPAPRAHDVWELSRFAAASTNPDSAIDPARNTYSLLAAAVKTAAEQGAKRLITVSPLGIERLLHRMGVHAHRAGPPMLAEGKPIFACWIEIDEQTVSALNIASVEEHAEDDPIMPRVPAEQMQMPALQLQPG; encoded by the coding sequence ATGCAGACGATTTTTGGTAAATTCAGCGCCCTTTCCCCGGGCCTGGAAACAGCGCTTGCCGAATACCGGCACAAGATTTTCATCGAGCGCCTCGGCTGGTCCCTGCCCGTCGAAAATGGTCTGGAGCGCGACCAGTTCGATCACCGCGACACGATCTATGTCGTTGCACGAGAAACCGACGGCGCCATATGCGGATGCGCGCGCCTGCTGCCGACTACCGAGCCGTATCTGTTGAGCGAGGTGTTCCCGCATCTGCTGGGCGGCGCGCCCGCGCCGCGCGCGCACGATGTGTGGGAGCTGTCGCGCTTCGCCGCAGCCAGCACCAATCCCGATTCCGCGATCGACCCCGCGCGCAACACGTACAGCCTGCTCGCCGCCGCCGTCAAGACCGCGGCGGAGCAGGGGGCGAAGCGCCTGATCACGGTATCGCCGCTCGGCATCGAACGCCTGCTGCATCGCATGGGCGTTCACGCCCACCGGGCGGGGCCGCCCATGCTGGCGGAGGGAAAACCCATCTTCGCCTGCTGGATCGAAATCGATGAGCAGACCGTCAGCGCATTGAACATCGCGTCTGTGGAGGAGCATGCGGAAGACGATCCAATCATGCCGCGCGTGCCTGCGGAACAGATGCAGATGCCGGCATTGCAGCTGCAGCCGGGCTAG
- a CDS encoding autoinducer binding domain-containing protein produces MEAWREDRLNDLLRIESEHELFDEIAGMASAIGFEYCAYGIQMPVPISRPSVQMFNNYSQRWRKCYSERGYLQIDPTVQHAIRSTLPVVWSNTLFEPAQEMWEEARGHGLQHGWAQASRDAGGSLGLLTLARSAEQLTAGELYQNEARMVWLAQYAHVAMARLLIPKLAPETQVMMTAREKEVLRWTAEGKTAYEISQILAVSERTINFHITNVVLKLGASNKTQAAVKAAALGMLS; encoded by the coding sequence ATGGAAGCGTGGAGAGAAGATCGCCTGAACGACCTGCTACGTATCGAATCGGAGCACGAATTGTTTGATGAGATCGCCGGCATGGCTTCGGCAATCGGATTCGAATACTGCGCATACGGCATTCAGATGCCGGTTCCGATTTCGCGGCCAAGCGTGCAAATGTTCAACAACTATTCCCAGCGCTGGCGGAAGTGCTACAGCGAGCGCGGCTACCTTCAGATCGATCCCACGGTGCAGCATGCGATCCGGTCGACGCTGCCGGTGGTCTGGTCCAACACGCTGTTCGAGCCTGCGCAGGAGATGTGGGAGGAGGCGCGCGGACATGGCTTGCAGCATGGCTGGGCGCAGGCCTCGCGCGATGCGGGCGGCAGTCTCGGTCTGCTGACACTGGCGCGCAGTGCGGAACAGCTGACTGCCGGCGAGCTGTACCAGAACGAGGCGCGAATGGTGTGGCTTGCGCAGTACGCGCACGTGGCGATGGCGCGGCTCCTGATTCCGAAGCTCGCCCCGGAAACGCAGGTCATGATGACGGCGCGCGAAAAGGAAGTGCTGCGCTGGACCGCGGAAGGCAAGACCGCTTACGAGATATCGCAGATCCTCGCGGTATCCGAGCGCACGATCAATTTCCACATCACCAATGTCGTGCTGAAGCTGGGCGCGTCCAACAAGACCCAGGCGGCGGTCAAGGCGGCGGCATTGGGCATGTTGTCCTGA